GAGCACCCGGTCCCGCGTCTCGAGCACCATGTCGAGCACGGGCACCTGGACGGCGGCGCGGATCTCGGGCAGGAAGGCGTGCGCGGTGTTGCAGGGCACGGCGATCACGGCGGCGCCCGAGCGCTCGAGCATGCGCGCGCCCGCCGCGAGCTGCGGGCCCGGGTGGGGGCCACTCCCGATGAGCGCCCCCGTGCGGTCCGGGATCGACGGGTCCGACCAGATGAGCGTGCGCGGGTGGTCCTGATCCCGCTGGGCCGGTGTGGCCTGCACGATCTTCGCGTAGAAGTCGGCCGTCGCGGCCGGCCCCATGCCGCCCAGCACCCCGATCACCGCGCGCTGGTCGGCGCGCAGCTCGCTCATCGGACCAGATCCAGGAAGCCCCGGATCCGCTGCGAGTCGCTGCCGGAGAGCACGCTCTCGGGGGTGCCGTGCTCGAGCACCCTGCCCTCGTCGAAGAAGCTGAGCGTGTCGCCCACCTCCCGGGCGAAGCCGATCTCGTGCGTGACCACGATCATCGTCATGCCGCCGTCGGCGAGCTGTCGCATGGTCTCGAGCACCTCGTCGACGAGCTCGGGGTCGAGCGCGCTCGTCGGCTCGTCGAAGAGGATGAGCTCGGGGTCCATCGCCAGCGCGCGGGCGATGGCGACGCGCTGCTGCTGTCCGCCCGAGAGCTGGTGCGGCTTCTTGTGCATGTGATCCGCGAGCCCCACGCCGGTGAGCTCCTGCTCGGCGCGCGCGTGGGCGTCGGCCCTCGACATCCGCTTCACGTGGATCAGGCTCGCGGCCACGTTCTCGATCGCGTCGAAGTGGCCGTACAGGTTGAAGCGCTGGAACACCATGCCGATCCCGGACCGGAACTTCGCCAGCTGCGGGTCGGACCACTCGTGGTACTTGCCGCCGCGCAGCTCGTAGCCGACTTGCTCGCCCCGCACCACGAGGCTGCCGGAGTCGATCGTCTCCAGCGCGTTGATCGTGCGCAGGAAGGTCGATTTACCGGATCCCGAGGGTCCGATGATGCAGCTGACCTCGCCGGGCCGCACCTCGAAGTCGACGCCCCGCAGCACCTCGTTCTCGCCGAACGACTTGCGCACTCCGCGCGCATCCACCAACAGCTCGCTCATCGCGCCGCCTCCTTCTCCGCCTTCTTGCCCCTGGGCAGGGTGATCGCTCCCGTGGCCGCGCGGATCAGCTGCTGGCTGAACCCCGGCCCGCGCACGAGCCGCACCCGATCCTCGCCGAAGCGCTTCTCGAGCAGCGACTGCAGGTAGGTGGCGATCGCTGTCATGAGCATGTACCAGAGGCTCGCCACGATGAGCAGCTCGATGATGAGGTTGTTCTGCTTGTAGATGCGGCTCGCGTTGGTCATGAGGTCGTTGCCCGCGACGACCACGATCAGCGAGGTGGTCTTGAGCATCGAGATGAACTCGTTGCCCGTCGGCGGGATGATGATGCGCAGCGCCTGCGGCAGCACGATGAGCCGCATGGTCTGGCGCTGCGTCATGCCGCCCGCGAGCGCGGCCTCGCGCTGGCCGCGGTCGACGGCCTGGATGCCGGCGCGCACCGTCTCGGCGAAGTATGCCGCGAGGTTGAGACCGAGGCCGAGCAGCGCCGCCACCGACCCGCTGATGAGCTGGTTCGTGTCCCAGCGCATGCCGATCTGGGTGAACGGCACCTGCAGGGTGATGTAGGGCAGCAGGAACGCCAGGTTGAACCAGAAGATGAGCTGCACGAGCACCGGGGTGCCGCGGAAGAACCAGATGTAGCCCTCCGCGATCCACCGCAGCACCGGGTTCTTCGACAGCTTCATCACCGCGAGCACCACACCGAGCACGAGGCCGAGGATCGTGGCCGCGATGCTCACCCAGATGGTGACAACCACGCCCTCGAGGATCCTCGGGGAGAAGAGGTACTCCCACACGCGGTTCCACCGGATGTTCTCGTTGAACACGACGATGGACATGGCCCAGAGCACGGCGGCGACCGCGACGGCCCCCACCACCCATCGGCTCACGTGCAGCCTGGGGGCGATCTCGACGGCCGCGCCGCCCGGCCCCAGGAAGGGTTCTTTTCGAGTGCCGCTCATCGCGGTGCTCCTCTCGGTTGCTACGTTCTCGTGTGCGGTGTCCGCGTCGGGGCTCAGGCGCCGCCGTTGATGGTGGCCTCTTCGACGGCCATGCCCTCGACGCTCCAGGCCTCGAGGATCTCGAGGTAGGTGCCGTTGTCGATGAGCTCCTGCAGCGCCGCCTGGATGGCCTTCGCGAGCTCCTCGTTGGAGTTGTCGACGCCGAGGCCCCACAGGCTCTCGCCGCCCTCGATCTCGATGGCATCCATCTTGTTCTCGGGGTCGGCCGCGCGAGCCGCGGCGACCGGGTAGTCACCGATGGTGGCGACGGCGCGGCCGCTCTGCACGGCGAGATTGGCCTCGGAATCGCCGCCGAAGGCGAGGATCTCGTAGGGCGCCTTGCCGTCGGCCTCGCACTCGGC
The genomic region above belongs to Leucobacter muris and contains:
- a CDS encoding amino acid ABC transporter ATP-binding protein yields the protein MSELLVDARGVRKSFGENEVLRGVDFEVRPGEVSCIIGPSGSGKSTFLRTINALETIDSGSLVVRGEQVGYELRGGKYHEWSDPQLAKFRSGIGMVFQRFNLYGHFDAIENVAASLIHVKRMSRADAHARAEQELTGVGLADHMHKKPHQLSGGQQQRVAIARALAMDPELILFDEPTSALDPELVDEVLETMRQLADGGMTMIVVTHEIGFAREVGDTLSFFDEGRVLEHGTPESVLSGSDSQRIRGFLDLVR
- a CDS encoding amino acid ABC transporter permease, whose amino-acid sequence is MSGTRKEPFLGPGGAAVEIAPRLHVSRWVVGAVAVAAVLWAMSIVVFNENIRWNRVWEYLFSPRILEGVVVTIWVSIAATILGLVLGVVLAVMKLSKNPVLRWIAEGYIWFFRGTPVLVQLIFWFNLAFLLPYITLQVPFTQIGMRWDTNQLISGSVAALLGLGLNLAAYFAETVRAGIQAVDRGQREAALAGGMTQRQTMRLIVLPQALRIIIPPTGNEFISMLKTTSLIVVVAGNDLMTNASRIYKQNNLIIELLIVASLWYMLMTAIATYLQSLLEKRFGEDRVRLVRGPGFSQQLIRAATGAITLPRGKKAEKEAAR